The proteins below come from a single Aegilops tauschii subsp. strangulata cultivar AL8/78 chromosome 6, Aet v6.0, whole genome shotgun sequence genomic window:
- the LOC109733942 gene encoding uncharacterized protein, which yields MAAGRFLPLAGRRIIAALSQPSAPSSRGIFFPSTATAGLRSLQTIIEASSNASTERRHDPEDHKTGTPPPPASVPAAAESSFKVRDASSLKISPRHDMAMIFTCKVCETRSVKMASRDSYDNGVVVARCGGCNNLHLMADRLGWFGQPGSIEDFLAEQGQDVKKGDTDTLSFTLEDLAGSQVKSKEPSGEN from the exons ATGGCCGCCGGCCGGTTTCTGCCGCTGGCGGGCCGCCGCATCATCGCGGCCCTGTCCCAGCCGTCCGCCCCCTCTTCCCGCG GAATTTTCTTCCCTTCGACCGCGACCGCAGGCTTGAGGTCCCTCCAGACGATCATCGAAGCGAGCAGCAACGCGTCGACTGAGCGTCGCCATGACCCGGAGGACCACAAGACCGgcaccccgccgccgccagctTCGGTCCCTGCAGCAGCGGAGTCGAGCTTCAAGGTCAGAGACGCGTCGAGCCTGAAGATCTCTCCGAGGCACGACATGGCAATGATCTTCACGTGCAAGGTCTGCGAGACGAGGTCCGTGAAGATGGCCAGCCGGGACTCGTACGACAACGGGGTGGTGGTCGCCCGCTGCGGGGGCTGCAACAACCTGCACCTGATGGCGGACAGGCTCGGCTGGTTTGGCCAGCCGGGGAGCATCGAGGACTTCCTGGCGGAGCAGGGGCAGGACGTGAAGAAAGGCGACACGGATACTCTCAGCTTCACCCTGGAGGACTTGGCCGGGTCTCAGGTCAAATCCAAGGAACCTTCTGGTGAAAATTAG
- the LOC123494290 gene encoding uncharacterized protein, translating into MSEGDKANTVAISSGDSSQSQPQETITIDNQRPHMSVDDLLKAIKGANGMPVLFIPSSDGRLAAVAVDGLHPNLVPDNSISEKKNQQDFRAWLLLLTSLVATVTFTAGLAPPGGFWDADDRANRHIAGTSIMRDKFPRMYLVFYYSNTTAFFTSLMIIGMLAKNVYNKETVVLKNRFFLALVGLCFVTLGTSYITGTWVSPRGGVYNIVMFVVVICYMSMHWVLDFIVWMQRRAT; encoded by the coding sequence ATGTCAGAAGGGGACAAAGCAAACACAGTGGCCATCTCGTCAGGAGATTCGTCGCAGTCTCAGCCACAAGAGACGATCACCATTGACAATCAACGCCCACACATGTCGGTTGATGATTTGCTCAAGGCAATAAAAGGAGCCAACGGCATGCCGGTGCTGTTCATCCCCTCCAGCGACGGCCGGCTTGCAGCGGTAGCCGTGGACGGCCTCCATCCGAATCTGGTGCCCGACAACTCCATTTCCGAAAAGAAGAACCAGCAGGATTTCCGGGCCTGGCTGCTGCTCCTCACGTCACTGGTCGCTACCGTCACCTTTACCGCAGGGCTCGCCCCGCCCGGCGGCTTCTGGGACGCCGACGACAGGGCAAACAGGCACATCGCCGGCACCTCAATCATGCGCGATAAGTTCCCCCGCATGTACTTGGTCTTCTACTACAGCAACACCACCGCTTTCTTCACGTCCCTGATGATCATCGGCATGCTCGCCAAGAACGTGTACAACAAGGAGACGGTAGTCCTGAAGAACCGTTTCTTCTTAGCCCTTGTCGGCCTCTGCTTCGTGACCTTGGGCACTAGCTACATCACCGGCACCTGGGTCAGCCCCAGGGGAGGGGTCTACAACATCGTCATGTTTGTGGTAGTCATTTGCTACATGTCCATGCACTGGGTTCTGGACTTCATCGTATGGATGCAACGCCGTGCTACATGA